The sequence GGCGCGGACATAATTCCGAGAATGGTTGACGAAGTTCCCGTTTTTGCTCTTATTGCGGCGCATGCCGAGGGTATTACGAAAATTACCGGCGCAAAAGAGCTGCGAGTAAAAGAAAGCGACAGAATATCCGCAATAAAAGGGCAGCTTTCAAAAATGGGCGCGCATATTGAAGAACTTGAAGACGGTTTTATAATAGAAGGAAACGGCGCAGAACTTTCCGGCGCTACCGTAAATTCTTTTTACGATCACAGAATAGCAATGACGCTTGCGGTGGCTTCTTTAGTTGCAAACGGCGAAACCGTAATAAAAGATTGCGAATGCGTAGATATTTCTTTTCCGAGCTTTTTTGAGGTTTTAAAAAAAATATGCAGGTAAAAGAAAAAGCTCCCGTTTTGTTTATAATCGGAAGAACTTTATTTAAAATAATGTTTCTTGTTTTTTACAGAACTCGCGTTGAAGGAAAAGGAAATATTCCGGCGTCGGGCGGCGTAATAATGGCGCCAAACCACACAAGTTTTTTTGATCCGCCTTTAACGGCGTCTATGATGAAACGCCCTTTAAATTTTATGGCAAAACAGGAATTGTTTAACGTTCCGGTTTTGGGTTTTCTTATAAAAAAAACAAATGCGTTTGCGGTTAAACGCGGCGTTATGGATATGCAGGCAATGCGCAACGCTTTTAAAATTTTGCAAAATGGGCACGCGCTTTTAATGTTTCCCGAAGGCACGCGCTCCAAAGACGGCAATTTGGGAAAAGCCCGCGCAGGGGCGGGCATGGTTGCGTGCAGCGCGCAGGTTCCGTTAATTCCCGTGAAAATAGAAAACACAAATAAAATGTCCAAGTTTAAAAAAATAACTATAAAATACGGCGCGCCGATATATCCGCCGAAAGATTTTACAAAAGACGATTACATTAAACTGTCGCAGAAAGTTTTAGACGAAATTTCAAAGATGAAATAATATGAAAAAAATTAAAATTGCGGATAAATCAGGGTTTTGTTTCGGAGTTAAAAGAGCTATAGATCTTGCAGAGGGAACGTTGGGCGCAAATAAAAAAGTTTATACTTTGGGACCTATAATTCACAATCCGCAGGAAGTTAAAAGACTTGAGCAAGAGGGAATTAAAACTTTAGATAATCCGCAGAAAATTAAAAGCGGAATAATAGTTTTGCGCACGCACGGCATACCGTTGCAGCTGCATGAAAAACTTCAAAATAAAAAAAATATTAAAATTATAGACGCAACTTGCCCGTTTGTTAAAAGGGCTCAAGACATAGTAAAAGATTTAAGCGCGAAAAATGAAACTGTTGTTATAGTGGGAGAAAAGCTGCACCCTGAAGTTGCGGCGTTGGTTTCTTACGGCGCGGGAAAAAGTTTTGTTGTTGAAAATCCGAAAGAAGCCAAAAATCTTAAAATAGATAAAAATGTTAAAATAAACGTTGTAAGCCAAACTACGCAAACGCCTGAAAATTTTAACAGCGTCGTAAAAGAATTAAAAAAACATTTTACCGTAAAAGTTTTTAACACTATATGCAAAGCAACGCTTGATAGGCAGCAGTCCGCGGAACGCCTTGCAAAAAAAACGGACTTAATGATAGTTGTCGGCGGGAAAAATTCCGGAAACACCGCAAGGCTTACGCAGATTTGTTCGGATTTTACTAAAACGCGCCACATAGAAACAGTCGGCGATATAAAAAAAGATTGGTTTAAAAATGCCGATAAAATAGGAGTTACGGCCGGAGCGTCAACTCCGGGCTGGATAATAAAACAAGTTAAGGAGGAAATAGAAAAACAGTTAAAAGTTTGCAAAAAATCGGGACGATGAAAAATAAAATATTTAAATATTAGGAGTATTCCCAATGACCGTTAACAATGCGGATAAAACAATAACGCAGTTTGAAGAAACAGACGAAACAAGCATGGCAGATTTAATGAAAGAGTACGACCATCTCGGAAATTTAAGCGTAGGCAGAGAAATTGAAGTTTCAATAGTCGCGCAAAACGAAGACGGTTTTTTGGCGGATTTAGGCATAAAATCCGAAGGGCTCATTCCTAAAAAAGAGTTCGGCGAAGGCGCGGTTTTGCCGCCGGAACTTGCCGTAGGGAAAAAAGTAAAAGTTAGAGTTGTAAGCCTTAAAGGTCAGCCGATACTTTCTTATAAAGCAATTGCCGAAAGAGCAAAATGGGACGACATTGAAAAACTTGTCGCCGAAGGCAAACACGTTCGCGGAACAATAATTAAAATCGTTAAAAGCGGTTTTATTGCAGATATCGGCGTTAACGCGTTTTTGCATATTTCGCAGGTTGACAGCGTTTTCGTAAAAGAGCCCGAGCAATACGTAGGCAAATCTTATGAATTTGCCGTAACGGAGTTTGATAAAAGAGCAGGTAAAGTTTCCCTGTCGCGCAGAAAAATTCTTGACGACGCAAAAGCCGTTAAGAAAGAAGCTCTTTTAAAAACCATATCCGAAGGACAAATTATAGATGGAACGGTTTCAAGAATTACAACTTTCGGAGCTTTTGTGGATTTGGGCGGAGTTGACGGTCTTTTGCATATCGGCGAAATTGCGTGGTATAAGGTAAAAAAAGTTGAAGACTTGCTTAAAGTAGGTCAAAGCATACGCGTGCAAATTTCAAAAATTTCTCCCGATGGTAAAATTGGGCTTAGCATGAAAAGTTTATCTACAAATCCTTGGGACTGCATTTGCGAAAAATTTCCGGAAGGGCTTGTTTTGCAGGGAAAAGTTACTTCTATTACCGATTACGGAGCGTTTGTGGAACTTGAGCCCGGCGTTGAAGGTCTTCTGCACTCTTCGGAATACGCATGGAACGACAGCGAAGCCGCGTTTAAGAAAAACGTAAAAAAAGGTCAGGAAATAGAAGTAAAAATAATTAACGTTGACGCTGAAAATAAAAAAATATCTCTATCCGTAAAAAAAATAGGGTCTAACCCGTGGGACGACGCTTTTACTCATTACGCCCCGGGAACGAAAGTTAAAGGCGTGGTTGGCAATTTAATGCCGTTTGGCGCGTTTGTAAAATTGCCGGAAGGCATAGAAGGGCTTGTTCACATAAGCGATTTTTCATGGACGCAAAAAGTTAACCGCCCCGAAGATTTTGTGAAAAAAGGCGACGAAGTTGAAGTTGTAGTTTTAGAAGTTAATCCGAAAACGGAAAAAATTTCTCTTTCGCTTAAACACGTTTTGCAGGATCCCTATAAAAAATATAAAACCGGCGCAATTGTAAAAGGAAAAGTTATCAGAACTTCCGATTTCGGCGCTTTCATAGAACTTGAGCCGGGCGTTGAAGCTTTAATAAAAAACGCCAGACCGTCCGCTGCCGATGCGGAAAAAACTCCGACAGTTTTAAAAGAGGGCGACGAAGTTGAAGCTAAAGTCGTAAAGTCGGATTCCAAAGAAAGAAAAATAGAAGCTTCCATTAAAAAACTTGAGCAAGAAAGAGAAAAAGAACTTGTAAAACAATATGCCAACCAAGACGATAAGTTAACGCTCGGCGAAATTCTAACGGAAGACGAATAAAAAGGTAAAGTGACACGAAGTGTCATCTCTGAATGCCTTAATTTGGGATCCATTTTACTAAATAAACAGTTGTGTTCATTTACGCTTTCGGTTTTATAGTTGTAAATTTGCTTTTTTTGTAAAAATCATATACAATACTTGCTCTTGCATATTAGAAAGCCGCGCTACTCTGCTGCCCCGCAGAAATTTTATTGGTTTTCAATATCAAAGATATAAACAGGACGGATTTATAAAGATGAGTAAAACTTATTTACCGGCAATTGACGCAATTGAAAGAAAGTGGCATTTAATAGATGCCGACGGAAAAGTCTTAGGAAGACTTGCCGTGCAGATAGCAGACATTTTAAGAGGCAAAAAGAAAGTTATCTATACAAACCATATAGATTGCGGAGATTTTGTTATTGTAACTAATGCTGCCAAAATAGTTTTGACAGGTAAAAAACTTGACCAGAAAACCTATTTCACCTATTCCGGATATCCGGGCGGAGCAAAGTTTAAGCCTTATTCTGTTTTAATGCAGGAAGCTCCTGAAAAAGCGTTGTTTGCGGCGGTTAAAGGCATGTTGCCTAAAAACAAACTTGCGGACAAACAGCTTAAAAGACTTAAAGTTTTCAGAGATGCAAACCACGATCACGGCGCTCAGCTTGCCGCGGCGAAGTAGTTTATAAGCAATAAGCAAAGGTTTATATTTAAATAAAGAGGAAAAAATGAGTAAAGTTTCTTATGTCAGCAAAGGACGCAGAAAAAATGCCATTGCCCGCGTAAGCATTTCAAAAGGCAGCGGAAATGTAATTATTAATGAAAAAACCGTAGATGAATATTTCGGCGGTCTTGAAAGAAATAAAAAAGTTGCGCTTAAGCCTCTTACGGTTTGGAGCGGCGCAAAAAGTTATGATTATTACGTCAATGCGGCAGGCGGCGGAGTAAGCGGACAAGCAGGCGCGGTAAGCCATTCTATAGCAAGAGCAATTCTTACTATTGATGATACTGCAAGAGTAATTCTTAAAAAAGAAGGGCTTTTAACCAGAGATTCCAGAATGGTTGAAAGAAAGAAGCCCGGAAGACCGAAAGCAAGAAAGCGCTTCCAGTTTTCAAAACGTTAATACACAATATATATCAATATCAAAAGCTCCCTGCCGGTTTTGGCAGGGAGCTTTTTTTGTTTGACTTTACGGGAAGTAAATTAGTAAAATCTACAAGTTGATGCTGAACCTTCCTTGAATATAAATTGCATATATGTGTCATCAAATTTTGTAAAAAAGGAGAGCCACAAATGCCTAAATACGTGTATTTTTTCGGAGGCGGCAAAGCTGACGGCGACGGAAGCATGAGAAACTTGCTCGGAGGTAAAGGAGCAAATCTCGCAGAAATGGCAGGGCACAAAAATCTTAAACTCCCCGTTCCCCCCGGATTTACAATTACCACAGAAGTTTGCACATATTATTACGACCACGGCAGAAAATACCCGAAAGAGCTTGAGAAGCAAGTTGTAACGGCAATGAAAGGCGTAGAAAAAGTTATAGGCAAAAAATTCGGCGACACAAAAAATCCTCTTTTGGTGTCGGTGCGTTCCGGCGCAAGAAGTTCAATGCCGGGCATGATGGAAACTGTTTTAAACGTAGGTCTTACCACAAAAACCATTCCCGCTCTTATCGCAAAAACCAACAATGAAAGATTTGTTTACGACGCATACAGAAGACTTATAATGATGTACTCCGACGTTGTTATGGAAAAAGGCGCAGGTATTGAACCTAAAGACGACGAAGGAATTCGCAAACAGCTTGAAAGAATAATGGACGCAAAGAAAAAGGAAAGAGGCGTAAGTCTTGACACGGAACTTACATCCCAAGACCTTAAAGATTTGGCTGAAGCCTTTAAAATAAAAGTTAAAGAAGTTCTCGGAACAGATTTTCCTGACGACCCGTACAAACAGGTTTGGGGCGGCATCAGCGCAGTTTTTGCATCGTGGAACGGCAAACGCGCAATAGCTTACAGAAAAATTGAAGGCATTCCCGACGCATGGGGAACCGCCGTCAACGTTCAGGCAATGGTTTTTGGAAACATGGGCAACACTTCCGCAACCGGCGTTGCTTTCTCAAGAAACCCCGGAAACGGCGACCCCAGATTTTACGGCGAATATTTGGTAAACGCTCAGGGCGAAGACGTTGTAGCCGGCACAAGAACGCCCGCTCCTATTAACGAAGCCGCAACAAGCGAGCACAATAAAAATGAAGTAACTTTAGAAACCTTTATGCCTAAACCGTATAAAGAATTGTTTGCAATTCAAAAAAGACTTGAAAAACATTACAGAGATATGCAGGATATAGAATTTACAATTGAAGACGGAAAACTTTGGATGCTTCAGTGCCGCAACGGAAAAAGAAACGGTCCCGCCGCGGTTAGAATGGCGTTGGACATGGTAAAAGAAAAACTTATAACCAAAGAAGAAGCGGTTTTAAGAGTAACGCCGGCGCAGCTTGACGAGCTTTTGCATCCTATTATAGATCCTAATGCGGAAAAAACGGCTGTGATTTTGGCAAAAGGTTTGCCTGCAGGGCCCGGAGGCGCAAGCGGAGTTGTTGTGTTTTCTTCCGAAGACGCTATCGCCGCAGACGCTGAAGGCAAAAAAGTTATTTTGGTTAGAGAAGAAACAAATCCCGAAGACGTAGAAGGCATGAGAGCGGCGCAGGCAATTCTTACAGCCCGCGGCGGTATGACTTCGCACGCGGCTCTTGTAGCCCGCGGCTGGGGAAAATGCTGTATAGTGGGCGCAGCTGCAATTTCCGTAGATTTAAATTCAAAGAGCATGAAAATAGGCGACAGAATATTTAAAGAGGGCGACTGGATTACCCTCAACGGAACAAAAGGAAACGTTTACGAAGGCAAACTCGCAATGGTTGACGCAACGGAAAATTCGCTTCTTTTTGAGTTCTTAAAAGTTTGCGACGGCGTTAAAGTTCTTAAAGTGCGCACAAACGCGGACACTCCTGCGGACGCAAGAAAAGCAAAAACGTTCGGCGCGGAAGGTATAGGACTTTTCAGAACCGAGCATATGTTCTACGGAGAAAATTCCGAAAAGCCGCTTTTTGCTTTAAGAAAAATGATAGCCTCAAGCACAACGGAAGAAAGAAAAAAAGCATTAGACGAACTTTTCCCGTTTTTCAAAGAAGCCCTCAAAGGCACTCTTGAAGCCATGGACGGCTACCCTGTAACCGTCAGGCTTTTAGATCCGCCGCTTCACGAATTTATTCCAAGAGACGTTGCCGCGCAGAAAGATATTGCCGACAGTATCGGAATATCTATTGAAGAGTTCCAAAAGAGAGCCGACAAACTTCACGAAACAAACCCCATGATGGGACACCGCGGAGTTCGTCTTGGCATAACGTATCCTGAAATTACGCAAATGCAGGTTCGCGCAATTTTGGAAGTAAGCGCGGAACTTATAAACGCCGGCAAAAAAGTTCAGCCGGAAATTATGATACCTGTAACCTGTTCGGTAAACGAACTTAAAGATCAAAAAGCAATTATTGACGCCGTCTATAAAGAAGTTGTGGAAAAAACCGGCGTAAAAAAATTGCAGTATTCGCTTGGCACGATGATAGAAATTCCAAGAGCCGCTCTTCTTGCAGACCAAATGGCGGAAGTTGCGGACTTCTTCTCTTTCGGCACCAACGATTTAACACAAATGAGTTTTGGTTTCTCAAGAGACGATGTAGGCGCTTTTATGGGCGACTACTTAAATAAAAAAATTCTTGCCGACGATCCTTTCCAAACTCTTGATACCGAAGGCGTAGGACAATTAATTGCTTACGCGGTAGAACTCGGAAGAGACGTAAAACCCGCAATGAAAATCGGCATCTGCGGCGAACACGGCGGAGACGCAAAATCCGTAGAGTTCTGCCACAGTGTGGGAATGACTTACACTTCCTGCTCGCCTTTTAGAGTTCCAATAGCAAGACTTGCCGCCGCCCAAGCAGCAGTTAAAGAAAAAAATGCCGCCGGCGCAGCAAAATCAAAAAAATCCGCACCTGCAAAAAAGAAAGCCAAAAAAGCTAAAAAGAAATAAAAGTTGAAGTGTCGGCATGGCGGGAATATGCTCGGATTTTTATTTAGATGTTCCGTCCTGATGACACTCAAAATAGAATAAACAAGAGGATTGCAAAAAATATTTTGCGATCCTCTTGTTTTTAAATGCCGTTAATTCCGCTTAAAAAAAGGGATTGCGCACAGCGGCAAAGTATTTTGCCGTTGCCGTTTTTGTTTCCTACAAACCCGTTGTCAAAATTCAGAATTTATGTTATGTTATAAACAATATGAAAAACTTATTACTTGCATTGTCTTTTGTATTGACAATTGCCTGCACAACCGTTTTTGCTCAAAATAACCAAAATGCTCCCAAGCAACAGGAGCAGCCGTTGATGACGGTAGAAATTCAAAATAACGCATTCTCAACTTCCGCAAAAACAAAAGAAGGCGTAATAATTATTCCGCAGATTTTATCTTCCGAAACGGTTAAATCGTGGACGTTTGTAATAAAAGATTCAAAAGACGAAATAATAAAATCTCTCAACGGAACAAAAAGCCTTCCGCAAAGATTTGTATGGAAAGGGTTTGACGACAATAATATATCCGTGGCGGAAGGACAGTATTTCGTTCGTCTTTCGGTGGAAATAGAAAGAGGTTTCCTCGTATTTGAAAGTTCAAACGTATTTATAGACGTTACGCCCCCTCTTATTTCTTTAAGAACCGCCGACGACATATATTTTATAGAAGAAAGCGGCAAGCTAAATAAAAAAATTAACATTCACTTAAATTACAGCGACGACCATGGCATAAACCCTCAAGCCAGCGGAGTAGTTATAGTTAACGCTTATAAAGTTCCGGTTAAAAGAATATATTTTTCAAGTTCAAGCATAATTCCTGATTTTATATCGTGGGACGGTAAAGACGATATTTACGGAACGGTTGTTCCTCCGGGAAATTACAGAATAGCTTTTCTTGTTTCAGACAAATCGGGAAATAAAGAGCAGGTAAAATCCGTAATTACGGTTCTCGGGACTCCTCGCGAAACCGACGACAAAGAAAAAGAGTTCGCAATAGCCCGCGATAACCGCGGACTGTTAATGAAAATATCCGCAGGCGATTTATTTAATATTCAAGACGCGGGATTTGTTTTCGGCGCGGAAAAAATTCTAAACGAAGCCGTTGAAACAATAAAAATGTTTCCGGAAAAAACTTCCGTGGTAAACGTTTATTCCAGTTCTGCCGCGGTATCTGCCGCGCGCGCCGAAGCCGTCGTCAACTTTTTAGTTGACCGCGGAGCGCAGAGAGAAAAAATTATTTACAACGGATATGAAAACTTTATGGTTCCCTCAGGCGACGCCGCTAAAGACGGCAACGCCGTTGAGATAATAGTGCTTAAAGGCAAAGAGTCATCGTCGGCGGCAGAAGACGCTTTCTTTAAAGTTGACACTCCGGTTTACGACGAGATTTTCTAATACTTGACAAATTTCGGCGTTTGTGGTATAACATTGCTCCGGTTGAAAAAAAGATCTTTTGAAAATAAAAAACGCTTGACAAGAATTTTGCAATAATATATACTTGTCGGGCTCAAGAAAAAACGCTTGACAAAGTTTTTAAAAGTTTGATATAACAATCGCCGCAACATATATTTAGAGTTCTTTAAAAAAAGTACTTGACAAAAAAATTAGAATCATATATACTAATCAGGCTGCAAAAAAATACTTGACAAAAATTTTTAAATGTTGTTAAATAGTCAGGCTTTAAGTAACAGTTCTTTTTGTTTCTAATAAACGCAGCAGCAATCTTCCATATTAAGTGTAATCGGAAGTTTTAAGGGTTATTAAGACTCCTTCCAAAAAAAGGACACCCCAATTAATTATTAATAGAACAAATAAAAACACTTTGCTTTAGAAAAAGCAATAAGCAAAGGTGATAATATTTTTCTCTGTCAAAAAGACGGAGACAGTTCTTTGAAAACTAAATAACACGCAGACAAGCGCCTCATAAAAGAGGCAATCATGTAATTCAAGGGTCATTTGTAAAAATCAATTCCAATAAAAGCCGCAAGGTTTTTATTGAAAAGAGTAGTATCAGTAATTAAGAGCTTATAACAAATCTCTATAAATTTTTTATGGAGAGTTTGATCCTGGCTCAGAGTGAACGCTGGCGGCGTGCCTAACACATGCAAGTTGAGCGAAGTTTTGCAGAGTATCGCAGAATTTAGCGGCAAACGGGTGAGTAACACGTGGGAAACCTCCCTCAAAATGGGGAATATCT is a genomic window of Endomicrobium proavitum containing:
- a CDS encoding lysophospholipid acyltransferase family protein, which produces MQVKEKAPVLFIIGRTLFKIMFLVFYRTRVEGKGNIPASGGVIMAPNHTSFFDPPLTASMMKRPLNFMAKQELFNVPVLGFLIKKTNAFAVKRGVMDMQAMRNAFKILQNGHALLMFPEGTRSKDGNLGKARAGAGMVACSAQVPLIPVKIENTNKMSKFKKITIKYGAPIYPPKDFTKDDYIKLSQKVLDEISKMK
- a CDS encoding 4-hydroxy-3-methylbut-2-enyl diphosphate reductase; the encoded protein is MKKIKIADKSGFCFGVKRAIDLAEGTLGANKKVYTLGPIIHNPQEVKRLEQEGIKTLDNPQKIKSGIIVLRTHGIPLQLHEKLQNKKNIKIIDATCPFVKRAQDIVKDLSAKNETVVIVGEKLHPEVAALVSYGAGKSFVVENPKEAKNLKIDKNVKINVVSQTTQTPENFNSVVKELKKHFTVKVFNTICKATLDRQQSAERLAKKTDLMIVVGGKNSGNTARLTQICSDFTKTRHIETVGDIKKDWFKNADKIGVTAGASTPGWIIKQVKEEIEKQLKVCKKSGR
- a CDS encoding 30S ribosomal protein S1, with translation MTVNNADKTITQFEETDETSMADLMKEYDHLGNLSVGREIEVSIVAQNEDGFLADLGIKSEGLIPKKEFGEGAVLPPELAVGKKVKVRVVSLKGQPILSYKAIAERAKWDDIEKLVAEGKHVRGTIIKIVKSGFIADIGVNAFLHISQVDSVFVKEPEQYVGKSYEFAVTEFDKRAGKVSLSRRKILDDAKAVKKEALLKTISEGQIIDGTVSRITTFGAFVDLGGVDGLLHIGEIAWYKVKKVEDLLKVGQSIRVQISKISPDGKIGLSMKSLSTNPWDCICEKFPEGLVLQGKVTSITDYGAFVELEPGVEGLLHSSEYAWNDSEAAFKKNVKKGQEIEVKIINVDAENKKISLSVKKIGSNPWDDAFTHYAPGTKVKGVVGNLMPFGAFVKLPEGIEGLVHISDFSWTQKVNRPEDFVKKGDEVEVVVLEVNPKTEKISLSLKHVLQDPYKKYKTGAIVKGKVIRTSDFGAFIELEPGVEALIKNARPSAADAEKTPTVLKEGDEVEAKVVKSDSKERKIEASIKKLEQEREKELVKQYANQDDKLTLGEILTEDE
- the rplM gene encoding 50S ribosomal protein L13, with amino-acid sequence MSKTYLPAIDAIERKWHLIDADGKVLGRLAVQIADILRGKKKVIYTNHIDCGDFVIVTNAAKIVLTGKKLDQKTYFTYSGYPGGAKFKPYSVLMQEAPEKALFAAVKGMLPKNKLADKQLKRLKVFRDANHDHGAQLAAAK
- the rpsI gene encoding 30S ribosomal protein S9 encodes the protein MSKVSYVSKGRRKNAIARVSISKGSGNVIINEKTVDEYFGGLERNKKVALKPLTVWSGAKSYDYYVNAAGGGVSGQAGAVSHSIARAILTIDDTARVILKKEGLLTRDSRMVERKKPGRPKARKRFQFSKR
- the ppdK gene encoding pyruvate, phosphate dikinase yields the protein MPKYVYFFGGGKADGDGSMRNLLGGKGANLAEMAGHKNLKLPVPPGFTITTEVCTYYYDHGRKYPKELEKQVVTAMKGVEKVIGKKFGDTKNPLLVSVRSGARSSMPGMMETVLNVGLTTKTIPALIAKTNNERFVYDAYRRLIMMYSDVVMEKGAGIEPKDDEGIRKQLERIMDAKKKERGVSLDTELTSQDLKDLAEAFKIKVKEVLGTDFPDDPYKQVWGGISAVFASWNGKRAIAYRKIEGIPDAWGTAVNVQAMVFGNMGNTSATGVAFSRNPGNGDPRFYGEYLVNAQGEDVVAGTRTPAPINEAATSEHNKNEVTLETFMPKPYKELFAIQKRLEKHYRDMQDIEFTIEDGKLWMLQCRNGKRNGPAAVRMALDMVKEKLITKEEAVLRVTPAQLDELLHPIIDPNAEKTAVILAKGLPAGPGGASGVVVFSSEDAIAADAEGKKVILVREETNPEDVEGMRAAQAILTARGGMTSHAALVARGWGKCCIVGAAAISVDLNSKSMKIGDRIFKEGDWITLNGTKGNVYEGKLAMVDATENSLLFEFLKVCDGVKVLKVRTNADTPADARKAKTFGAEGIGLFRTEHMFYGENSEKPLFALRKMIASSTTEERKKALDELFPFFKEALKGTLEAMDGYPVTVRLLDPPLHEFIPRDVAAQKDIADSIGISIEEFQKRADKLHETNPMMGHRGVRLGITYPEITQMQVRAILEVSAELINAGKKVQPEIMIPVTCSVNELKDQKAIIDAVYKEVVEKTGVKKLQYSLGTMIEIPRAALLADQMAEVADFFSFGTNDLTQMSFGFSRDDVGAFMGDYLNKKILADDPFQTLDTEGVGQLIAYAVELGRDVKPAMKIGICGEHGGDAKSVEFCHSVGMTYTSCSPFRVPIARLAAAQAAVKEKNAAGAAKSKKSAPAKKKAKKAKKK